From Erwinia pyri, a single genomic window includes:
- the lpxB gene encoding lipid-A-disaccharide synthase: MPKHPLTIALVAGETSGDILGAGLIRALKEKHPDTRFVGVAGPLMQAEGCEAWYEMEELAVMGIVEVVERLPRLLKIRRDLTQRFTELQPDVFVGIDAPDFNITLEGRLKQKGIRTIHYVSPSVWAWRQKRVFKIGRSTDLVLAFLPFEKAFYDRFNVPCRFIGHTMADAMPVQPDKQAARRELGIAEGTPCLALLPGSRNAEVEMLSADFLRTAVILRKKWPDLEIVVPLVNPRRREQFERIKAEVAPDLPMHLLDGKGRQAMIASDAALLASGTAALECMLAKCPMVVGYRMKPFTFWLAKRLVKTDYVSLPNLLAGRELVKELLQDECQPEQLAAALEPLLAEGETRDQLLATFTELHHQIRWNADEQAAAAVLELCP; this comes from the coding sequence ATGCCAAAGCATCCTTTAACGATTGCCCTTGTCGCCGGAGAAACCTCCGGCGATATTCTTGGTGCCGGTCTTATTCGCGCGCTGAAAGAGAAGCACCCCGACACCCGATTTGTAGGCGTCGCGGGGCCGCTGATGCAGGCCGAAGGCTGTGAAGCCTGGTATGAGATGGAAGAGCTGGCAGTGATGGGCATTGTCGAGGTGGTTGAACGTCTGCCCCGGCTGCTGAAAATTCGCCGCGATTTGACGCAGCGTTTCACCGAGCTGCAACCCGATGTGTTCGTCGGCATTGATGCACCTGATTTCAATATCACGCTTGAAGGGCGCCTCAAGCAGAAGGGCATTCGCACTATTCATTACGTCAGCCCCTCTGTCTGGGCCTGGCGACAGAAGCGCGTATTTAAAATTGGCCGCTCAACCGATCTGGTGCTGGCCTTTTTGCCGTTTGAAAAAGCCTTCTACGATCGCTTCAACGTGCCGTGCCGTTTCATCGGGCATACCATGGCCGATGCGATGCCTGTCCAGCCAGATAAACAGGCAGCGCGGCGGGAGCTGGGGATTGCCGAGGGCACACCTTGCCTTGCTCTGCTGCCCGGCAGCCGCAATGCTGAAGTTGAGATGCTCAGCGCGGACTTCCTGAGAACGGCGGTGATCCTGCGGAAAAAATGGCCGGATCTGGAGATCGTGGTGCCGTTGGTAAACCCACGCCGTCGTGAACAGTTTGAACGCATTAAGGCTGAGGTCGCACCCGATCTGCCCATGCATTTACTGGATGGCAAAGGTCGCCAGGCGATGATCGCCAGCGATGCAGCCTTGCTGGCATCAGGTACCGCCGCGCTGGAGTGTATGCTTGCCAAATGTCCGATGGTGGTGGGTTACCGCATGAAGCCCTTTACCTTCTGGCTGGCAAAGCGTCTGGTGAAAACGGATTATGTGTCGCTGCCTAACCTGCTGGCAGGGCGCGAGCTGGTGAAAGAACTGTTGCAGGATGAGTGTCAGCCTGAGCAGCTTGCCGCGGCGCTGGAGCCGTTGCTGGCCGAAGGCGAAACCCGTGACCAGTTGCTGGCTACCTTTACCGAGCTTCACCATCAAATCCGCTGGAATGCCGATGAGCAGGCCGCGGCAGCCGTACTGGAGCTCTGTCCATGA
- the lpxA gene encoding acyl-ACP--UDP-N-acetylglucosamine O-acyltransferase yields MIDETAVIHPSSVIEEGATIGARVHIGPFCFIGANVEIGEGTVLKSHVVINGHTRIGKDNTIYQFATIGEANQDLKYAGEPTRVEVGDRNSIRESVTIHRGTAQAEGLTKVGSDNLLMVNAHVAHDCIIGDRCILANNATLGGHVVVDDFAIIGGMTAVHQFCIIGAHVMVGGCSGVAQDVPPFVIAQGNHATPFGINLVGLQRRGYSKEALHAIRNAYKVLYRSGKTLDEAKPEIEEIARQHPEVQPFYDFFTRSTRGLIR; encoded by the coding sequence GTGATTGATGAAACTGCTGTAATCCATCCAAGTTCCGTCATTGAAGAGGGCGCCACTATTGGCGCTCGTGTCCACATCGGTCCCTTCTGCTTTATTGGGGCGAACGTTGAGATTGGGGAAGGTACCGTTCTCAAGTCTCATGTGGTGATCAATGGTCATACCCGTATTGGCAAAGACAATACCATCTATCAGTTCGCCACCATCGGTGAAGCTAACCAGGATTTGAAATATGCTGGTGAGCCTACTCGCGTTGAGGTGGGCGACCGCAACAGCATTCGTGAGAGCGTCACCATTCATCGTGGTACCGCTCAGGCTGAAGGACTGACCAAAGTCGGCAGCGATAACCTGTTGATGGTCAATGCTCATGTTGCCCACGACTGCATCATTGGCGATCGCTGTATCCTCGCCAACAACGCAACGCTGGGCGGGCATGTGGTAGTGGATGATTTTGCCATTATTGGTGGGATGACAGCCGTTCATCAGTTCTGCATTATCGGCGCGCACGTCATGGTCGGCGGCTGCTCTGGCGTTGCTCAGGATGTGCCGCCATTTGTGATCGCCCAGGGCAACCACGCTACACCATTTGGCATCAACCTGGTGGGCCTGCAGCGTCGTGGATACAGTAAGGAAGCGCTACACGCGATCCGTAACGCGTATAAGGTTCTTTACCGCAGCGGCAAAACGCTGGATGAAGCCAAGCCTGAAATCGAAGAGATTGCGCGGCAGCATCCGGAAGTGCAGCCTTTCTACGACTTCTTCACGCGCTCCACGCGGGGTCTGATTCGTTAA
- the fabZ gene encoding 3-hydroxyacyl-ACP dehydratase FabZ: MTTETHTLKIEEIIELLPHRYPFLLVDRVLEFEEHKFLRAVKNVSVNEPFFQGHFPGKPIFPGVLILEAMAQATGILAFKSVGKLEPGELYYFAGIDDARFKRPVVPGDQMIMEVTFEKTRRGLTRFKGVATVDGKIVCEATMMCARSRES, translated from the coding sequence TTGACTACTGAAACTCATACTCTGAAAATTGAAGAGATTATTGAACTGCTGCCGCACCGCTATCCGTTTCTGCTGGTCGATCGCGTACTCGAGTTTGAAGAGCACAAGTTCCTTCGCGCGGTAAAAAACGTATCGGTTAACGAACCGTTTTTCCAGGGCCATTTCCCTGGTAAACCGATTTTCCCAGGCGTACTGATTTTAGAAGCTATGGCTCAGGCAACCGGCATCCTTGCGTTTAAAAGCGTGGGTAAACTGGAACCGGGTGAGCTGTACTATTTTGCCGGTATTGACGATGCACGCTTTAAGCGTCCAGTGGTGCCTGGCGATCAGATGATCATGGAAGTCACCTTCGAGAAAACCCGCCGTGGTCTGACGCGCTTTAAAGGCGTGGCGACCGTAGACGGTAAAATTGTCTGCGAAGCAACGATGATGTGTGCCCGCAGCCGGGAGTCATAA
- the lpxD gene encoding UDP-3-O-(3-hydroxymyristoyl)glucosamine N-acyltransferase: MSSIRLADLAQQLDAELHGDGDLVISGIASMQSAQSGQITFLSNSRYREQLVTCKASAVVLLAADLECAQGAALVVKDPYLTYARMAQILDTTPQPATNIAPSAVIDASAKLGQHVSVGANAVIESGVELGDNVVIGAGCFIGKNTRIGKGSRLWANVSVYHEIQIGEYCLIQSGTVIGADGFGYANDRGNWVKIPQLGTVIIGDRVEIGACTTIDRGALDNTQIGNGVIIDNQCQIAHNVVIGDNTAVAGGVIMAGSLKIGRYCMIGGASVINGHMEICDKVTVTGMGMVMRPITEPGVYSSGIPLQPNKAWRKTAALVMNIDEISKRLKAIERKVDKD, encoded by the coding sequence ATGTCATCAATTCGACTGGCTGATTTAGCCCAGCAGTTGGATGCAGAATTGCACGGAGATGGCGACCTCGTCATCTCCGGCATTGCTTCTATGCAATCCGCCCAATCCGGTCAAATCACTTTTCTCTCTAACAGCCGTTACCGCGAGCAGCTCGTCACCTGTAAGGCCTCTGCCGTGGTGCTTTTGGCTGCGGATCTGGAATGCGCTCAGGGTGCTGCGCTGGTGGTAAAAGATCCTTATCTGACCTATGCCCGCATGGCGCAGATTCTGGACACTACCCCGCAGCCGGCCACTAACATCGCGCCCAGCGCGGTGATCGATGCCAGCGCTAAGCTGGGTCAGCATGTTTCTGTCGGGGCGAATGCCGTTATCGAATCTGGCGTAGAGCTGGGCGATAACGTGGTCATTGGCGCCGGCTGTTTTATCGGGAAGAATACCCGCATTGGTAAAGGCAGCCGTCTGTGGGCGAATGTCTCTGTGTACCATGAAATTCAGATTGGCGAATACTGCCTGATCCAGTCCGGCACGGTGATCGGCGCGGACGGTTTTGGTTACGCCAACGATCGCGGCAACTGGGTGAAGATCCCGCAGTTGGGTACCGTAATCATTGGCGATCGGGTAGAAATCGGTGCCTGTACCACTATCGATCGCGGTGCGTTGGATAACACTCAGATCGGGAATGGTGTTATCATTGATAACCAGTGCCAGATTGCACATAACGTTGTGATTGGCGACAATACCGCGGTTGCGGGTGGCGTCATCATGGCTGGTAGCCTGAAAATCGGCCGCTACTGCATGATTGGCGGTGCAAGCGTCATTAATGGCCACATGGAAATTTGTGACAAAGTGACGGTCACCGGAATGGGAATGGTCATGCGACCAATTACCGAACCTGGGGTATACTCCTCCGGGATTCCGCTGCAACCCAACAAAGCCTGGCGCAAAACGGCCGCGCTGGTCATGAATATCGATGAAATAAGCAAACGCTTAAAAGCCATCGAGCGTAAAGTCGACAAAGACTAA
- the skp gene encoding molecular chaperone Skp: MKKLLCAAGLSIALAVSAGAQAADKIAVVNVSSIFQQLPARATVAKQLENEFKGRATELQGMERDLQTKMQRLQRDGSTMKASERSRMEKDVMAQREAFSSKAQAFEQDNRRRQAEERNKILSRIQDAVQKVADDEGYDVVVDANAVAYAAKSKDITADVLKQVK; the protein is encoded by the coding sequence GTGAAAAAGTTGTTGTGTGCCGCAGGCCTCTCAATTGCTCTGGCGGTTTCCGCTGGTGCTCAGGCTGCAGATAAGATTGCAGTGGTGAACGTTTCCAGCATTTTCCAACAGTTACCGGCGCGTGCGACAGTTGCGAAACAGCTTGAAAACGAGTTCAAAGGCCGTGCAACTGAACTGCAGGGTATGGAGCGCGATCTGCAAACCAAGATGCAGCGTCTGCAGCGTGACGGCTCTACCATGAAGGCCAGCGAACGCAGCCGCATGGAAAAAGACGTGATGGCGCAGCGTGAAGCCTTCTCTTCTAAAGCTCAGGCTTTCGAGCAGGATAACCGTCGTCGTCAGGCAGAAGAGCGCAATAAAATCCTGAGCCGTATTCAGGATGCCGTGCAGAAAGTTGCAGATGATGAAGGCTACGATGTCGTTGTTGATGCTAACGCCGTGGCGTATGCAGCTAAATCTAAAGACATCACTGCTGATGTTCTGAAACAGGTTAAATAA